A single window of Collinsella aerofaciens DNA harbors:
- a CDS encoding acetylxylan esterase, translating into MPSAQELQQQFGEYRGAMPRPSDFDLFWKDRMAEADAVELDYEIEAASVADSATCRFFDLWYTGMCGARLHAKYLKPVSDDPVPLVLQFHGYPGASRSWFEQASFAGMGMALIALDCPGQGGPSEDIGGFEGTTVAGHIVAGIDGDPANLYYVRLHQDIRILCRIVRELEGIDLARVFVNGASQGGGLGIATCALNSELINRAAILYPFLSDFRLVWDLDADDIAYEGLRYWSRWFDEDSTRIEEAYAKLAYFDSKNFAPMVKCPVLFGTGTADIVCPPATQFAVYNNLACEKRHEFFEGFGHEEIQDFDDMIIPFFCEGGEAHV; encoded by the coding sequence ATGCCAAGTGCTCAGGAGCTACAACAGCAATTTGGTGAATATCGAGGCGCTATGCCCCGTCCATCGGATTTCGATCTCTTTTGGAAGGACCGCATGGCCGAGGCCGACGCTGTCGAGCTCGACTACGAGATCGAGGCGGCTTCGGTTGCGGATTCCGCGACCTGTCGGTTTTTCGACCTCTGGTATACCGGCATGTGTGGCGCCCGCCTGCATGCCAAGTATCTCAAGCCGGTTTCGGACGATCCCGTGCCGCTGGTGTTACAGTTCCACGGCTATCCGGGTGCAAGCCGCAGCTGGTTCGAGCAGGCGTCGTTTGCGGGCATGGGCATGGCACTCATCGCCCTCGACTGCCCCGGCCAGGGTGGCCCCTCCGAGGATATTGGTGGATTTGAAGGCACAACGGTCGCGGGCCATATTGTCGCCGGTATCGATGGCGACCCGGCCAACCTCTACTATGTCCGCTTGCACCAGGATATCCGCATCCTGTGCCGTATTGTTCGCGAGCTCGAGGGCATCGATCTTGCCCGCGTATTTGTGAACGGCGCATCGCAGGGCGGCGGTTTGGGCATTGCGACCTGCGCGCTTAACAGCGAGCTTATCAATCGCGCCGCCATCCTCTATCCCTTCCTGTCGGATTTCCGCCTGGTCTGGGATTTGGATGCCGACGACATTGCCTACGAGGGCCTGCGTTATTGGTCGCGTTGGTTTGACGAGGACTCGACTCGTATTGAGGAGGCCTATGCCAAGCTGGCGTACTTCGATTCCAAGAACTTTGCCCCCATGGTCAAATGCCCCGTGCTGTTTGGCACGGGCACAGCCGATATCGTCTGTCCGCCGGCGACGCAGTTTGCGGTCTACAACAACCTGGCCTGCGAGAAGCGACACGAGTTCTTTGAGGGCTTTGGCCACGAGGAGATTCAGGACTTTGACGACATGATCATTCCGTTTTTCTGCGAAGGAGGGGAGGCTCATGTCTAA
- a CDS encoding ROK family protein yields the protein MENKYVCSVDIGGTKIATAIMEYPADGSVPHPVFEAEVPTEAQEGGEAVFQRIEASIKAALEANPDVEVLGVGIGAAGVVDPKTGAIAYANEIMPGWSGVQLGPRLREDLGLPVAVVGDVQAHALGEAHWGVGKGKFSVLCLGIGTGIGGAYVENGRVMQGFHGAAGHMGHIECSAAAGIPCACGRSGHLESVASGTSIGRMYDERFGRVDPSRPSVGRDVNDLCRAGDEKATEVIYDAGFALGASLGSLANILDPEVIVLSGGVIHQGPDWRSQTWKDSVHEGYASQALDPLQDTPILIGSLEGDAPLIGAAEHLLASLK from the coding sequence ATGGAGAACAAGTACGTTTGCTCCGTCGATATCGGCGGCACCAAGATTGCGACTGCCATTATGGAGTATCCGGCTGATGGCAGCGTGCCCCATCCGGTCTTTGAAGCTGAGGTTCCCACCGAGGCCCAGGAGGGCGGCGAGGCCGTCTTCCAACGTATCGAGGCGTCCATCAAGGCTGCTCTTGAGGCGAATCCCGATGTCGAGGTCCTCGGTGTCGGTATCGGTGCCGCAGGCGTCGTCGATCCCAAGACGGGCGCCATCGCGTATGCCAACGAGATTATGCCCGGCTGGTCCGGCGTTCAGTTGGGGCCGCGTCTGCGCGAGGACCTTGGTCTTCCCGTTGCCGTTGTGGGCGACGTGCAGGCTCATGCTCTGGGCGAGGCCCACTGGGGCGTCGGCAAGGGCAAGTTCTCCGTCTTGTGCCTGGGCATCGGCACGGGCATCGGCGGCGCATATGTCGAGAACGGCCGCGTGATGCAGGGCTTCCATGGTGCTGCCGGCCATATGGGTCACATCGAGTGCTCGGCTGCCGCCGGCATTCCCTGCGCCTGCGGGCGTTCCGGCCATCTTGAGTCGGTTGCTTCGGGCACTTCCATTGGTCGTATGTACGATGAGCGCTTTGGCCGTGTCGACCCCAGCCGTCCTTCGGTCGGTCGCGATGTGAACGACCTGTGCCGTGCTGGCGACGAAAAGGCGACCGAGGTCATCTATGACGCCGGCTTTGCGCTGGGCGCCAGCTTGGGCTCGCTTGCCAACATCTTGGATCCCGAGGTCATCGTGCTTTCGGGAGGTGTGATTCACCAGGGTCCCGATTGGCGCTCGCAGACGTGGAAGGACTCGGTGCACGAGGGCTATGCCAGCCAGGCGCTCGACCCGCTTCAGGACACGCCGATTCTCATCGGTTCTCTGGAGGGCGACGCGCCGCTTATCGGTGCCGCCGAACACCTTCTTGCGTCGTTGAAGTAA
- the rapZ gene encoding RNase adapter RapZ: protein MQKGDAMDAAERSERIPDIVIITGMSGSGRTQAMHVFEDMGYFCIDNLPPRLIAQLAELVGINTGVGRHLAVTCDLRSQGLFDELLDAVAALEEREMSCDIVFLEASDEVLIRRYSENRRRHPIAKPGETTADAIQRERLQLQGVRDRADMIIDTSRLRTSALRNKLRMAFSELSDQQLMDVHVFSFGFKHGMPVEADIMIDVRFLPNPFYDPEMRTMTGLDKKVSDFVLDHPKTQEFWKAWTQLLDTVMPGYIAEGKPQLSIAIGCTGGQHRSVAIAEATARYLEGAQYHVSISHRDLSRANTKA from the coding sequence ATGCAAAAGGGAGATGCCATGGATGCGGCGGAGCGCTCGGAGCGTATCCCCGATATCGTTATCATCACCGGAATGTCCGGCTCGGGCCGAACGCAAGCCATGCATGTGTTTGAGGACATGGGCTATTTTTGTATCGACAACCTGCCCCCACGCCTGATTGCCCAGCTTGCTGAGCTCGTTGGCATCAATACGGGCGTGGGCAGGCACCTTGCCGTTACCTGCGACCTACGTAGCCAGGGCTTGTTCGATGAACTGCTCGATGCTGTCGCCGCACTGGAAGAACGCGAGATGAGCTGCGACATTGTGTTTCTCGAGGCATCTGACGAGGTGCTGATTCGCCGGTATAGCGAAAATCGTCGCCGCCATCCCATTGCAAAGCCGGGGGAGACCACGGCCGACGCTATTCAGCGTGAACGTCTGCAGCTGCAGGGCGTTCGTGATCGAGCCGATATGATTATCGACACGAGCCGCTTGCGCACTTCTGCCTTGCGCAACAAGCTGCGCATGGCTTTTTCCGAGCTGTCCGACCAGCAGCTTATGGATGTCCACGTGTTCTCGTTTGGTTTTAAGCACGGCATGCCCGTCGAGGCGGACATCATGATCGATGTTCGCTTCTTGCCCAATCCTTTCTACGATCCCGAGATGCGCACCATGACCGGTCTCGATAAGAAGGTCTCCGATTTTGTCTTGGACCACCCCAAGACCCAGGAGTTTTGGAAGGCCTGGACACAGTTGCTCGATACGGTCATGCCGGGTTATATCGCAGAGGGCAAGCCGCAGCTTTCCATTGCCATCGGCTGCACGGGCGGACAGCACCGTAGCGTCGCCATTGCCGAGGCCACGGCCCGCTACCTGGAGGGTGCTCAGTATCATGTGAGCATCTCCCATCGTGATCTGTCGCGTGCCAACACGAAGGCATAG
- a CDS encoding N-acetylmannosamine-6-phosphate 2-epimerase produces the protein MTVDPLIQSLKGKLVVSVQAYMGEPLRTPETMAQMSRACELGGAAAIRCQGLADIAAIKGRCEVPVIGLWKDGHEGVYITPTLRHARACVAAGADIVAIDATDRPRPDGKSVEDTFRPLHEEGVLLMADCATIEDIRRAVDMGFDLVSTTLSHGVAAIDCTMADGPDLPLLRQATEEFPGLPIICEGRVHTPEEARAAIDAGAWAVVVGTAITHPTSITSWFKAALEA, from the coding sequence ATGACCGTTGATCCTTTGATTCAATCCCTGAAGGGCAAGCTCGTCGTGAGCGTTCAGGCGTATATGGGCGAGCCGCTTCGTACGCCCGAGACCATGGCTCAAATGTCTCGCGCTTGCGAGCTCGGCGGCGCCGCCGCCATTCGCTGCCAGGGCCTTGCCGACATCGCCGCCATTAAGGGCCGCTGTGAGGTTCCTGTTATCGGCCTGTGGAAGGATGGGCACGAGGGCGTTTACATCACGCCGACGCTGCGCCACGCTCGCGCCTGCGTTGCTGCGGGTGCCGATATCGTGGCGATTGACGCCACCGATCGTCCGCGTCCCGATGGCAAGTCGGTCGAGGATACCTTCCGCCCACTGCACGAGGAGGGTGTGCTCCTGATGGCGGATTGTGCCACCATCGAGGACATTCGCCGTGCGGTTGATATGGGCTTTGACCTGGTATCCACTACGCTTTCTCACGGTGTTGCCGCCATCGACTGCACCATGGCCGATGGTCCCGACCTGCCGCTCCTGCGTCAGGCGACCGAGGAATTCCCCGGCCTTCCCATCATTTGCGAGGGTCGCGTACATACGCCCGAAGAGGCTCGCGCTGCAATCGACGCCGGCGCGTGGGCCGTTGTCGTCGGCACCGCCATTACGCACCCTACGAGTATTACAAGTTGGTTCAAGGCTGCGCTTGAGGCGTAA
- a CDS encoding acetylxylan esterase: MSKCESNVDELIVPGLVGIPGTVSSRLAEYRGWRGDVQADVSDLEACASNLEIQGLAITAIDFANPCARYSEVSFELGDDTIHARLIEPVGRARVSERVPLCLMFHDIDRPVRGWHHMTRFAAMGYAVLALDDDVAGADDLQRGIASPAFVERVRWGCALAKVARNLDGMDPDRIFAWGEGLGGGVALAVSALDEQGLACTAVANPIPGGLEALSSRVRGSVLMGTSLMDAVSDPKGQFAVFNGLECDRRHIIYAKYAHERINAFENEVVDFSNQTFYPCSLA, encoded by the coding sequence ATGTCTAAGTGCGAGAGCAATGTTGACGAGCTGATAGTCCCCGGGCTCGTGGGAATTCCTGGAACGGTTTCGTCAAGGCTCGCAGAATATCGGGGCTGGCGCGGTGACGTCCAAGCAGATGTTTCTGATTTGGAGGCATGCGCTTCGAATCTTGAGATTCAAGGCCTGGCCATTACGGCGATTGACTTTGCTAACCCCTGCGCCCGTTACTCGGAGGTCTCCTTTGAGCTCGGTGACGATACGATTCACGCTCGTTTGATTGAGCCTGTCGGTCGTGCCCGAGTATCTGAACGCGTGCCGCTGTGCCTGATGTTCCACGACATCGATCGGCCTGTGCGCGGTTGGCATCACATGACGAGATTTGCCGCCATGGGATATGCCGTGCTTGCACTGGATGACGATGTTGCTGGTGCGGACGACCTGCAGCGGGGAATTGCTTCGCCCGCTTTTGTCGAGCGCGTCCGTTGGGGCTGCGCGTTGGCGAAGGTCGCGCGCAATCTTGATGGCATGGACCCCGACCGCATCTTTGCATGGGGCGAGGGCCTTGGCGGCGGAGTCGCGCTGGCGGTTTCTGCTCTGGACGAGCAGGGTCTTGCCTGCACGGCGGTTGCCAATCCAATTCCCGGTGGCCTCGAGGCGTTGTCGTCTCGGGTGCGCGGATCGGTGCTCATGGGCACATCGCTTATGGACGCCGTGAGCGATCCCAAGGGTCAGTTTGCCGTATTCAACGGTCTTGAGTGTGACCGAAGGCATATCATTTATGCCAAATACGCTCACGAGCGCATCAATGCGTTCGAAAACGAAGTCGTCGACTTCTCTAACCAAACGTTCTACCCGTGTTCTTTGGCCTAG
- a CDS encoding ABC transporter ATP-binding protein, translated as MSETAVNGVEPIIFLDDVHVTFRTRTGSILHPNLVHAVQGVTIKLMPGQTIGIVGESGCGKSTTANVMCGLQAPTSGKVYFKGKDVTKRTAEDRRHMGRVISVVFQNPATALNPRMVVREQLLDPMRVHNLGTEAEQEKRVKELLELTGLPSSAAEVLPGQLSGGQRQRVAIARALSLNPDAIIADEPTSALDVSVRAQILNLLTDLKKELGLAMVFISHDIQTVRYISDDIIVMNGGKIVEQGEAKQVFQHPQDPYTKMLLGAAPSLLHPKLGE; from the coding sequence ATGAGCGAGACCGCAGTCAACGGCGTCGAGCCGATCATCTTCCTTGATGACGTCCACGTCACCTTTAGGACCCGTACCGGCTCGATTCTGCACCCCAACCTGGTTCACGCCGTCCAGGGTGTAACGATTAAGCTCATGCCCGGACAGACCATCGGCATCGTCGGCGAGTCCGGTTGCGGAAAGTCCACCACCGCTAACGTCATGTGCGGCCTGCAGGCCCCCACGAGCGGCAAGGTCTACTTTAAGGGCAAGGACGTTACCAAGCGTACCGCCGAGGACCGTCGCCACATGGGCCGCGTCATCTCGGTCGTGTTCCAGAACCCGGCCACGGCGCTCAACCCCCGCATGGTCGTTCGCGAGCAACTGCTCGACCCCATGCGCGTCCACAACTTGGGTACCGAGGCCGAGCAGGAGAAGCGCGTCAAGGAGCTCTTGGAGCTCACCGGTCTGCCCAGCTCCGCCGCGGAGGTTCTTCCCGGCCAGCTTTCGGGCGGCCAGCGACAGCGCGTCGCAATTGCCCGTGCCCTGTCGCTGAACCCCGATGCCATCATCGCCGACGAGCCCACCTCGGCTCTGGACGTTTCGGTCCGCGCGCAGATTCTGAACCTGCTGACCGACCTTAAGAAGGAGCTCGGCCTGGCCATGGTGTTCATCAGCCATGACATCCAGACGGTCCGCTATATCTCTGACGACATCATCGTTATGAATGGCGGCAAGATCGTCGAGCAGGGCGAGGCCAAGCAGGTCTTCCAGCACCCTCAGGACCCCTACACCAAGATGCTGCTCGGCGCTGCGCCGTCGCTGCTGCATCCCAAGCTCGGCGAGTAG
- a CDS encoding dihydrodipicolinate synthase family protein, protein MATQKFTGVIPPVVVPDTEDHQLDVASFERSINRMIDAGVDGLFFLGSSGEVVFSTDERRRQIVAEAVRIVDHRVPVLVGIIDTETERMIEHGKVAQELGADALVATCPFYALQGMTEVEEHFRILHEELDLPIFAYDIPVCVHTKLPWKLLAKLGAEGVLAGVKDSSGDDISFRYLVQENEKNGHPMSILTGHEVVVDGAYLGGADGSVPGLANVEPEGYVRQWKAAQAGDWATVKAEQDRLNEISHIWDVTSGVQGYAGGVGAFKTAMNLMGIFDSPTMPRPVKAMTGENVEAIKKVLQDNGLL, encoded by the coding sequence GTGGCAACTCAGAAATTCACCGGCGTTATCCCTCCCGTCGTTGTTCCCGATACCGAAGACCACCAGCTTGATGTTGCCTCCTTTGAGCGCAGCATCAACCGCATGATCGATGCCGGCGTCGATGGCCTGTTCTTCCTGGGCTCCTCGGGCGAGGTCGTCTTCTCCACCGACGAGCGCCGTCGCCAGATTGTCGCCGAGGCCGTGCGCATCGTCGACCACCGCGTTCCCGTTCTGGTCGGCATCATCGATACCGAGACCGAGCGCATGATCGAGCATGGTAAGGTCGCTCAGGAGCTGGGCGCCGATGCGCTCGTCGCCACCTGCCCGTTCTATGCCCTGCAGGGCATGACCGAGGTCGAGGAGCACTTCCGCATCCTGCACGAGGAGCTCGACCTGCCCATCTTCGCCTACGACATCCCCGTGTGCGTCCACACCAAGCTCCCCTGGAAGCTCCTTGCCAAGCTCGGCGCCGAGGGCGTCCTGGCCGGCGTCAAGGATTCCTCGGGTGATGACATCTCGTTCCGCTACCTCGTTCAGGAGAACGAGAAGAACGGCCATCCGATGAGCATCCTTACCGGCCACGAGGTCGTCGTTGACGGTGCCTATCTCGGTGGCGCCGACGGCTCCGTTCCGGGTCTCGCCAACGTTGAGCCCGAGGGCTACGTGCGCCAGTGGAAGGCCGCTCAGGCCGGCGACTGGGCTACCGTCAAGGCCGAGCAGGATCGCCTCAACGAGATCTCCCACATTTGGGATGTCACCTCGGGCGTCCAGGGCTATGCCGGTGGTGTCGGCGCCTTCAAGACCGCTATGAACCTCATGGGCATCTTCGACAGCCCGACCATGCCGCGCCCGGTGAAGGCCATGACCGGCGAGAACGTCGAGGCGATTAAGAAGGTCCTCCAGGACAACGGTCTCCTTTAA
- the whiA gene encoding DNA-binding protein WhiA, with protein sequence MSFTAEVRDELARCEPECEYCDLSTLAALTRVSGTLSLAGSGRYRLTVATETGAVARTMIALTHRILKLKTEFTVRKSVLHKVRNYLITLPDQPDLDKALVLLGILDRRGGLVAGVPRHIVARPCCRLAYIRGALIAGGFVADPRGDFHLEIAVQGEEYAKGLCDLLEQIGVHARVNARRGSYAVYIKSAEEIKRLLQLIGAKRSVAEIEEARAVKLVKNDVNRRVNAELANQTRSAGAAQHQLALIDELDRRGLRETLPDALAVFCDLRERYPDLSLRDLGEMADPPLSKSALYHRVLRLEKLIEASR encoded by the coding sequence ATGTCGTTTACCGCTGAGGTGCGTGACGAGCTTGCGCGCTGCGAACCAGAATGCGAATACTGCGATTTGTCGACGCTTGCTGCGCTCACGCGTGTGAGCGGCACGCTTTCGTTGGCGGGCTCGGGACGGTACCGCTTGACGGTCGCGACCGAGACGGGTGCTGTGGCGCGCACGATGATTGCGCTGACGCATCGCATTCTTAAGCTCAAGACCGAATTCACGGTTCGTAAGTCGGTCCTGCACAAGGTGCGAAACTACCTCATCACCTTGCCCGATCAGCCCGATTTGGATAAGGCTCTGGTGCTGCTGGGCATTCTCGACCGTAGGGGAGGGCTCGTCGCGGGTGTGCCGCGCCACATCGTTGCCCGTCCTTGCTGTAGGCTCGCCTATATTCGCGGTGCGCTGATTGCCGGAGGCTTTGTTGCCGACCCGCGTGGCGATTTTCATTTGGAGATCGCGGTTCAGGGCGAGGAGTATGCAAAGGGACTTTGCGATCTTCTGGAGCAGATTGGAGTTCACGCCCGCGTCAATGCGCGTCGCGGCTCGTATGCCGTGTACATCAAGAGTGCCGAGGAGATTAAACGTCTGTTACAGCTGATTGGCGCCAAGCGCAGCGTTGCCGAGATTGAAGAGGCCCGCGCAGTCAAGCTGGTGAAGAACGACGTGAATCGTCGCGTGAACGCAGAGCTTGCCAACCAGACCAGAAGTGCCGGTGCCGCCCAACATCAGCTTGCGCTCATCGACGAGCTTGATCGGCGCGGTTTGCGTGAAACGCTGCCGGACGCTCTGGCAGTCTTTTGTGACTTACGCGAGCGTTACCCCGATCTCTCGCTGCGAGATTTGGGGGAAATGGCCGACCCTCCTTTGTCGAAGTCGGCCTTGTATCACCGCGTTTTGCGCCTTGAAAAGCTCATTGAAGCAAGCAGGTAG